GAATGAACAGAAGTTACAATGGATAAAGGGAAGAGTTTATTATTGATTTGAAAACGCATGAAGTGTAGACAAATTAGTATTTATCAGCCTCAAGGTGAAGCATACTTTTAATCTGTTAGAGATTCAAGTGTCAATCTACTCACACTCTCTCTACCCATTAATCGAAAAAAAATCCGTATCGTATCAAGAGTGTCCCAATCGGGTAATATCGTTTTTTTCCGCTAAAACCGGCGGCCTGCTTCCTCAGTAACAACAATTCCCAACCCTTTGATGGCAGCCCAGAAGATAAATCAACTAAACATGTGAACTTGTCACCCAAGTAGCAGACATTCCCAAATTCCGCTTGCTACTCCAGAGCGCCCCGGTTTATCATAGAAGCCCATCGTCAACAATGACTGAGAGCCTTGCATAGATTGACTCatagaaaattttttcccACCTCTCTCGACGACTGGCGCTAACTAACATGGAAAGTGTGACcctaaaatttttcaacatGTATTGGCACCAAGTAAtcgtatatatatatatatctataTACATTTTAATTCCCCATATTTTTTgtatctctttctcctaTCGTATCGCTCTATTTCTAAAATGAATGGCTCCTCAAAGAATCCTTACGGACCCAATCCTTGTGATTATTTGTCTAATGTGAATAGCTTTAGGATCATCGATACAACGCTTCGAGAAGGTGAGCAATTTGCTAATGCATTTTTTACCTTGGACTTCAAGGTCAAGATCGCCAAAGCTCTTGATGAGTTTGGCGTGGATTACATAGAAATGACGTCACCAGTGGCCTCCGAGCAGTCGCGTACAGAGCTCGAGACTGTTTGCAAGCTTGGCTTGAAGACCAAGATCTTAACTCATATTCGTTGTAACATCAACGACGCCAAAGTGGCTGTGAATTGTGGCGTGGACGGAGTGAACGTTTTCATTGGAACATCCCAGTTTATGAGGAAGTATTCCCACGGTAAGGACATGTCCTTCATTACCAATGCTGCTGTGCAAGTGATTGAATTCGTTAAATCTAAGGGATTGGAGATCAGATTCTCTACGGAGGATTCCTTTAGATCCGATATTGTTGATTTGTTGAACATTTACACTACCGTGGATAAGATCGGTGTCAACCGTATTGGTATTGCTGACACTGTGGGTGGTGGAAATCCTAGACAAGTTTATGATTTGGTTCGTACCATCAAATCGTGCGTCAGTTGCGACATAGAGACACATTTCCATAACGACACTGGCTGTGCCATTGCCAATGCTTACACGGCATTGGAAGCCGGCTCCAAGTATATCGACACTACCGTACTTGGTATTGGAGAGAGAAACGGTATTGTTCCTCTAGGTGGATTCATGGCTCGTATGGTGGTTTCATCACCAGATTACGTCAAATCCAAGTACAAGTTGACCAAGATTAGAGAGTTGGAGACACTGGTGGCTGAGACTGTCAAGGTGAATATTCCTTTCAACAATCCAATCACAGGTTTTTGTGCCTTTACGCATAAGGCTGGTATCCATGCAAAGGCTATTCTTGCCAACCCTTCCACCTATGAAATTATTAATCCTGCCGATTTCGGTCTGTCTAGATATATTCACTTTGCTAGTCGACTTACCGGATGGAATGCCATCAAGGCCAGAGTAGAACAACTCAATTTGGACTTGACTGATGACCAGATCAAGGAAATTACCAAAAAGATCAAGCATTTGGGTGATGTGAGGCCTTTAAGTATTGACGATGTTGATTCGATCATTAAGGATTTTCATGCAGATACGACCAAAATTGAACTTGCCAAAGAGGATCAGGATAAGAAACGCCAGGCTTTGGAGAGTAGTGCCGCTAAGGATGGAGATAACAGCGAGGATCatcagcagaagaagcgCAAGCTCGATAATTAAATAGCATCGCTACCCTATTTACGTACAGTTCTGACCAATATACGGTTTTCGTAAAAAGGTACATAATAAATACAATGTAGGAAATCTATAATAGAGTTACTCCACGGTCTCAGGATCGGGTTTTTTGAGCTGCACCGAGTCGTCAGTCTCATCGTTGCTGTTTTTGTCGGTGTCATTGCCGCTGTCATCGGTAGTTTCATCGCTGCTGCTTTTGTCAACGTCATTGTCGCTGCCAATATTACTGCTTTCAACTTCGTCTTCGCTGACGTCGACTTTGTCTTTGCTAATGTCAACTTTGTCTTCGCTGGCGTCGGCTTCGTTGTCGTCAACTTTGTCTTTACTGACGTCAACTTCGTCTTCGCTGACATCCACTTCATCTTCGCCGACAACTTTGTCTTCGCTGACAGCTTCGTCTTCGCTGacaacttcatcttcgctgacagcttcatcttcgCTGACAGCTTCTTTTTCGCTTGAAGGCATTTTATGGCTGGCTGCATACTTCTCACAGTACTTAATACCGGCTCTCAACATACATGTCtcaactttctttgatcTCTCTTCCACTCCTCCGTAAACATCCTTCAAGCCTAGAACAAGCTTGTTGTGTTCGTAAGCTCCAAGCACATAGTTCATAACATTTTTGAGGAAGATAACCTCGACATTTTCGTCGGCCTCACTGAGAGTTAGACCCATATAATCGTTATAGTAGGGCAATGGGTCATTTTCAGGATCCCAGTTGGCTGCTTCCATAGGCTCTTCTTCCCCGACATCCCAGAACGAAATCTCGTTGGGGTTCATCACATTATTTCCATCGTCGCAGTAAATGGACGAATGATCGTTCCATGCCATGACGTCTTTACCGAAATCAATACTGTCAGTCATTAAATCCACACGGAATGAGTTATCCTGTTTCACAAGAACTAGTAGCGTTGGCCTATATATCATATGGCCACAGCCACAATCATCTATGTGGGTCTTGGCAAAACCAATCCACATTTGCACAGGATAATCAGGATCAAACACACCCTCTCTTCTAAGAAGTCTTTGTAC
This sequence is a window from Brettanomyces nanus chromosome 3, complete sequence. Protein-coding genes within it:
- the LYS21 gene encoding homocitrate synthase lys21 — translated: MNGSSKNPYGPNPCDYLSNVNSFRIIDTTLREGEQFANAFFTLDFKVKIAKALDEFGVDYIEMTSPVASEQSRTELETVCKLGLKTKILTHIRCNINDAKVAVNCGVDGVNVFIGTSQFMRKYSHGKDMSFITNAAVQVIEFVKSKGLEIRFSTEDSFRSDIVDLLNIYTTVDKIGVNRIGIADTVGGGNPRQVYDLVRTIKSCVSCDIETHFHNDTGCAIANAYTALEAGSKYIDTTVLGIGERNGIVPLGGFMARMVVSSPDYVKSKYKLTKIRELETLVAETVKVNIPFNNPITGFCAFTHKAGIHAKAILANPSTYEIINPADFGLSRYIHFASRLTGWNAIKARVEQLNLDLTDDQIKEITKKIKHLGDVRPLSIDDVDSIIKDFHADTTKIELAKEDQDKKRQALESSAAKDGDNSEDHQQKKRKLDN